Proteins from a genomic interval of Thermodesulfobacteriota bacterium:
- a CDS encoding 2-oxoacid:acceptor oxidoreductase family protein: MYYDVIIAGFGGQGIMLIADILALIAMKEEKNVTWMPSYGVEMRGGTANCTVVLSSEEIGSPVTGHPMSAIVMNEPSLLKYEPMVRTKGFLLVNTSLIDPEKAKREDIDILLLPANYIAKKLGNSQMANMVALGAFIEKTQIVSLDLAIKLLPEIFPERPPKFISNNSKAIEKGAEFVVKGK, encoded by the coding sequence ATGTACTACGATGTAATCATTGCAGGTTTTGGTGGACAGGGAATTATGTTAATCGCTGATATACTTGCCCTGATAGCTATGAAAGAGGAAAAGAATGTTACGTGGATGCCCTCTTACGGAGTAGAAATGAGGGGAGGAACTGCCAATTGTACTGTAGTTCTCTCCTCAGAGGAGATTGGGTCTCCTGTCACAGGCCACCCTATGAGTGCTATAGTAATGAATGAGCCTTCTCTTCTCAAATATGAACCTATGGTCAGGACAAAAGGATTTTTGCTGGTCAATACATCCTTAATCGATCCAGAAAAGGCGAAACGGGAAGATATAGATATTTTATTACTTCCTGCCAATTATATTGCAAAAAAATTGGGGAATTCTCAAATGGCAAATATGGTCGCTTTAGGGGCATTCATTGAAAAGACACAGATTGTTTCTCTGGATTTGGCTATTAAGTTACTACCAGAGATATTCCCGGAACGTCCCCCCAAATTTATATCAAACAATTCCAAGGCCATCGAGAAAGGGGCGGAATTTGTTGTAAAGGGGAAATAA
- a CDS encoding cupin domain-containing protein: MPRKKDGKEIKVGERIKQIRKSKGFSLADVAEKSGFSSALLSQIENHLVSPPLGTLIRLSRALDIEIGQFFWDKSKAPFTIVRKDERKSISRVASKEGVKYGYSYESLAFDKKGRHMEPFLITLEPATIEDKNVFSHEGEEFIFVLKGDMEITLDEYTDVLHPGDCIYYDSTIPHSVQCCEGIETKILAVICVPTE; the protein is encoded by the coding sequence ATGCCGAGAAAAAAAGACGGGAAGGAAATAAAGGTTGGGGAAAGGATAAAACAAATTAGAAAGAGTAAAGGGTTTTCCCTTGCAGACGTAGCCGAGAAGTCGGGTTTTTCCTCTGCTTTACTATCTCAGATAGAGAATCATTTAGTTTCCCCACCTCTGGGCACGCTGATAAGGCTTTCTAGGGCACTGGATATTGAAATAGGACAGTTCTTTTGGGATAAATCAAAAGCCCCTTTTACCATTGTTCGAAAGGATGAAAGAAAAAGCATTTCCAGGGTTGCCTCTAAGGAAGGAGTAAAATACGGTTATTCCTATGAATCCCTTGCCTTCGATAAAAAGGGGAGACACATGGAACCCTTCTTGATTACCCTAGAGCCAGCAACCATAGAAGATAAAAACGTGTTTAGCCATGAAGGTGAAGAGTTTATCTTTGTATTAAAAGGAGACATGGAGATCACCCTGGATGAATATACCGATGTCTTACACCCTGGTGATTGTATCTATTATGACTCTACAATTCCTCATAGCGTCCAGTGCTGTGAGGGTATCGAAACAAAGATACTGGCTGTTATATGCGTTCCCACTGAATGA